One window of Azospirillum sp. TSA2s genomic DNA carries:
- a CDS encoding chemotaxis response regulator protein-glutamate methylesterase, whose amino-acid sequence MSDSFGRGPLTTARPANPDPVRVMVVDDSAVIRGLLTRALEGDPDIRVVTSVGDGQMAVNSLQRNSIDVIVLDIEMPVMDGLTAIPKLLAVAPQVKIIMASTLTLRGADVSMRCLSAGAADYIPKPTSTREIGGAEDFKRELVAKVKALGAAARRAGSRSRGEIRPLTPAAPVGLLKREVGPITTRPAPAGIAVKPDVIAIGSSTGGPQALFEVLSHLKTGVSQPILITQHMPATFTTILAEHISRQCGIDAREAKDGEPVVQNRCYIAPGDFHMLVAQRAGTNVIALSKDPPENFCRPAVDPMMRSILKAFGGRKILACILTGMGQDGLKGCTDVVNGGGTLIAQDEASSVVWGMPGAVAQAGICNAILPLKEIGPHIRKLASRAA is encoded by the coding sequence ATGTCGGACAGTTTTGGCAGAGGCCCCCTCACCACCGCGCGACCGGCCAACCCGGATCCCGTCCGGGTCATGGTGGTGGACGACTCCGCCGTCATCCGTGGCCTGCTGACCCGCGCGCTGGAAGGGGACCCGGACATCCGCGTCGTCACCTCCGTCGGCGACGGACAGATGGCGGTCAATTCGCTGCAGCGCAATTCCATCGATGTCATCGTGCTGGACATCGAAATGCCGGTGATGGACGGGCTGACCGCCATCCCGAAGCTGCTGGCGGTGGCGCCGCAGGTGAAGATCATCATGGCCTCCACGCTGACCTTGCGCGGGGCCGACGTTTCGATGCGCTGCCTGTCGGCCGGTGCCGCCGATTACATCCCGAAGCCGACCTCCACCCGCGAGATCGGCGGGGCGGAGGACTTCAAACGCGAGCTGGTCGCCAAGGTCAAGGCGCTGGGCGCCGCCGCCCGGCGTGCCGGGTCGCGAAGCCGCGGCGAGATCCGCCCGCTGACCCCGGCGGCTCCGGTCGGGCTGCTGAAGCGCGAGGTCGGGCCGATCACCACCCGCCCGGCCCCGGCCGGCATCGCGGTGAAGCCGGACGTGATCGCCATCGGCAGCTCCACCGGCGGCCCGCAGGCCCTGTTCGAGGTGCTGTCGCACCTGAAGACCGGCGTCAGCCAGCCGATCCTGATCACCCAGCACATGCCGGCGACCTTCACCACCATCCTGGCCGAGCACATCAGCCGCCAGTGCGGGATCGACGCCCGCGAGGCCAAGGACGGCGAGCCGGTCGTGCAGAACCGCTGCTATATCGCGCCCGGCGACTTCCACATGCTGGTGGCGCAGCGCGCCGGCACCAACGTGATCGCGCTGAGCAAGGACCCGCCCGAGAATTTCTGCCGTCCGGCGGTCGATCCGATGATGCGGTCGATCCTGAAGGCCTTCGGCGGACGCAAGATCCTGGCCTGCATCCTGACCGGCATGGGGCAGGACGGGCTGAAGGGCTGCACCGACGTGGTCAATGGCGGCGGCACCCTGATCGCCCAGGACGAGGCGTCGAGCGTGGTCTGGGGCATGCCCGGTGCGGTGGCGCAAGCCGGCATCTGCAACGCCATCCTGCCGCTCAAGGAAATCGGTCCCCACATCCGCAAGCTCGCTTCGAGGGCAGCATGA
- a CDS encoding chemotaxis protein CheW has protein sequence MDDLLSEFLTETNENLSVLDVELVRLEQNPNNPELLSNIFRLVHTIKGTCGFLGLPRLEKVAHASENVLGKFRDGELTINPEAVSLILQALDTIKSLLAVLEATEAEPPGDDLPLIERLNLCAEGKLGGPAPAAAAAPPPPPPTAPAVAASESRPVTLDELEALWNSTPGPNDIPAPAAAPASGTAVATRAPEPAEEPAPSQDLVVPDAEPAAAKMPAPVAPMASGGGSAGGGAADAGAEAATKESAVAAQTIRVNVDLLENLMTMVSELVLTRNQLLQILRSQKESEFAAPLQRLNHVTSELQEGVMKTRMQPIGNAWAKLPRLVRDLAHELNKKIDLQMLGADTELDRQVLELIKDPLTHMVRNSADHGLEIPAERLKAGKSETGRITLNAYHEGGHIIIEIQDDGKGLAIDRIKQKAIQNGMASEGELASMTDQQIIQFIMKPGFSTAAKVTNVSGRGVGMDVVKTNIEKIGGTIEIKSAQGKGSTFVIKIPLTLAIVSALIVECAGERFAIPQISVVELVRAASDSEHTIERLKGTPVLRLRNRLLPLVSLQQLLRLDDSEGAAKTEDETFIVVTQVGTYTFGIMVDRVFDTEEIVVKPVAPILRHIEMFSGNTILGDGSVIMILDPNGIASATGEMAMGEAAGKETTAVQTQRQEDKMALLLFRAGEGAPKAVPLSLVARLEDVDLATVELSNGLPVVQYRGKLMPLVPIDPNFVVANEGRQPVLVFADGDRSMGLIVDEIVDIVEEKLNVQLAAERPGLMGSAIIAGKATEVIDAGFFLTQAYKDWFGSSAQEGFEEEKLQRVLLVDDSPFFRNLLTPLLSVAGYDVTAVENAGDALALCEAGEDFDVIVSDIEMPGMSGFDFAEAVRHGSRWQRVPMVALSSHASARDLDRGRIAGFNDYVAKFDRDALLFALQQTLTEQKGAA, from the coding sequence ATGGATGATCTGCTGTCCGAATTTCTGACGGAAACCAACGAAAACCTCTCGGTGCTGGACGTCGAGCTGGTCCGGTTGGAGCAGAACCCCAACAATCCGGAACTGCTGTCGAACATCTTCCGGCTCGTTCACACCATCAAGGGCACTTGCGGCTTCCTCGGCCTGCCCCGCCTGGAGAAGGTGGCGCACGCGTCCGAGAACGTGCTGGGCAAGTTCCGCGACGGCGAACTGACGATCAACCCGGAAGCGGTGTCGCTGATCCTGCAGGCTCTGGACACCATCAAGAGCCTGCTGGCGGTCCTGGAAGCGACCGAGGCGGAACCGCCGGGCGACGACCTGCCGCTGATCGAGCGGCTGAACCTGTGCGCCGAAGGCAAGCTGGGCGGTCCCGCACCGGCCGCCGCCGCCGCGCCGCCCCCGCCGCCTCCGACCGCCCCCGCGGTCGCCGCGTCGGAGTCCCGTCCGGTGACCCTGGACGAGCTTGAGGCGCTGTGGAACTCCACCCCCGGCCCGAACGACATTCCCGCCCCGGCCGCCGCTCCCGCCTCCGGCACGGCGGTCGCCACCCGCGCGCCCGAGCCGGCCGAGGAGCCGGCCCCGTCGCAGGACCTCGTCGTGCCCGACGCCGAGCCGGCAGCCGCCAAGATGCCGGCCCCGGTCGCCCCGATGGCGAGTGGCGGCGGTTCGGCCGGCGGCGGTGCCGCCGATGCGGGTGCCGAGGCCGCGACCAAGGAATCGGCGGTCGCCGCGCAGACCATCCGCGTCAACGTCGACCTGCTCGAAAACCTGATGACCATGGTGTCGGAGCTGGTGCTGACCCGCAACCAGCTGCTGCAGATCCTGCGGTCGCAGAAGGAGAGCGAGTTCGCCGCCCCGCTGCAGCGCCTGAACCATGTGACGTCGGAGCTGCAGGAAGGCGTCATGAAGACGCGCATGCAGCCCATCGGCAACGCCTGGGCCAAGCTGCCGCGTCTGGTGCGCGATCTGGCGCACGAACTGAACAAGAAGATCGACCTCCAGATGCTCGGCGCCGACACCGAGCTGGACCGCCAGGTGCTGGAGCTGATCAAGGACCCGCTGACCCACATGGTGCGCAACAGCGCCGACCATGGGCTGGAGATCCCGGCGGAGCGCCTGAAGGCCGGCAAGTCGGAGACCGGCCGCATCACGCTGAACGCCTATCACGAAGGCGGCCACATCATCATCGAGATCCAGGACGACGGTAAGGGCCTTGCCATCGACCGGATCAAGCAGAAGGCGATCCAGAACGGGATGGCGTCGGAAGGCGAGCTGGCCTCGATGACCGACCAGCAGATCATCCAGTTCATCATGAAGCCGGGCTTCTCCACCGCCGCCAAGGTGACCAACGTGTCGGGCCGCGGCGTCGGCATGGACGTGGTGAAGACCAACATCGAGAAGATCGGCGGCACGATCGAGATCAAGTCGGCCCAGGGCAAGGGCTCGACCTTCGTCATCAAGATCCCGCTGACGCTGGCCATCGTCTCGGCCCTGATCGTGGAGTGCGCCGGCGAACGCTTCGCCATCCCGCAGATCAGCGTGGTCGAGCTGGTGCGCGCCGCGTCGGACAGCGAGCACACCATCGAACGGCTGAAGGGCACGCCGGTGCTGCGCCTGCGCAACCGCCTGCTGCCGCTGGTGTCGCTGCAGCAGCTGCTGCGGCTGGACGACAGCGAGGGCGCCGCCAAGACGGAGGACGAGACCTTCATCGTCGTCACCCAGGTCGGCACCTACACCTTCGGCATCATGGTCGACCGCGTGTTCGACACCGAGGAAATCGTGGTGAAGCCGGTGGCGCCGATCCTGCGCCACATCGAGATGTTCTCGGGCAACACGATCCTGGGCGACGGCTCGGTCATCATGATCCTGGACCCCAACGGCATCGCGTCGGCCACCGGCGAGATGGCGATGGGCGAGGCCGCGGGCAAGGAGACCACCGCGGTCCAGACCCAGCGCCAGGAGGACAAGATGGCGCTCCTGCTGTTCCGCGCCGGCGAGGGCGCGCCCAAGGCGGTGCCGCTGTCGCTGGTCGCCCGCCTGGAGGACGTCGATCTCGCCACGGTCGAGCTGTCGAACGGCCTGCCGGTGGTCCAGTACCGCGGCAAGCTGATGCCGCTGGTGCCGATCGACCCGAACTTCGTCGTCGCCAACGAAGGCCGCCAGCCGGTCCTGGTCTTCGCCGACGGCGACCGCTCGATGGGCCTGATCGTCGACGAGATCGTCGACATCGTCGAGGAGAAGCTGAACGTCCAGCTGGCCGCGGAGCGTCCCGGCCTGATGGGCTCGGCCATCATCGCCGGCAAGGCGACCGAGGTGATCGACGCCGGCTTCTTCCTGACCCAGGCCTACAAGGACTGGTTCGGTTCCTCCGCCCAGGAGGGGTTCGAGGAGGAGAAGCTGCAGCGCGTGCTGCTGGTGGACGACAGCCCCTTCTTCCGCAACCTGCTGACGCCGCTGCTGTCGGTCGCCGGTTACGACGTGACGGCGGTGGAGAATGCCGGCGACGCGCTGGCTCTCTGCGAGGCGGGCGAGGACTTCGACGTCATCGTCTCCGACATCGAGATGCCGGGCATGAGCGGCTTCGACTTCGCCGAGGCGGTGCGCCACGGCAGCCGCTGGCAGCGTGTGCCGATGGTGGCGCTGTCCAGCCACGCCAGCGCCCGTGACCTCGACCGCGGCCGGATCGCCGGTTTCAACGACTATGTCGCCAAGTTCGACCGTGACGCGCTGCTCTTCGCGCTGCAGCAGACGCTGACCGAACAGAAAGGTGCCGCATGA
- a CDS encoding DMT family transporter — MASDKVGAVPAPTVPSAGRAALLTLLAMLAFAANSILCRLALTQTDIDPAGFTLVRIASGAASLWLIARATGHAKAGAGSWRGAAALLAYAAAFSFAYLTMTAGTGALLLFGAVQATMILVGLYRGERLVPLQWGGLALALGGLALLLAPGLSAPDPLGALLMMAAGAAWGVYSLLGRTSRDPIATTAGNFLRAAPMAAVLALLAALAGPLFGGGVRWDQGGLVYAVLSGALASGVGYSIWYAALPALTAARAASVQLSVPVITALVAVLALGEWITPVLALSSVAVLGGIALVIVGKARRT, encoded by the coding sequence ATGGCGAGCGATAAGGTGGGAGCCGTTCCGGCACCGACGGTGCCGAGCGCCGGGCGGGCGGCGCTGCTGACCCTGCTGGCGATGCTGGCCTTCGCCGCGAACTCCATCCTGTGCCGGCTGGCGCTGACCCAGACCGACATCGACCCGGCCGGCTTCACCCTGGTCCGCATCGCGTCCGGGGCCGCCAGCCTGTGGCTGATCGCCCGCGCCACCGGCCATGCGAAAGCGGGGGCCGGCAGCTGGCGCGGGGCGGCGGCGCTGTTGGCCTATGCCGCCGCCTTCTCCTTCGCCTATCTGACCATGACGGCGGGGACCGGGGCGCTGCTGCTGTTCGGGGCGGTGCAGGCCACCATGATCCTCGTCGGGCTCTATCGCGGCGAAAGGCTGGTGCCGCTGCAATGGGGCGGGCTGGCGCTGGCGCTCGGCGGGCTGGCACTGCTGCTGGCGCCCGGCCTGTCGGCGCCGGACCCGCTGGGGGCGCTGCTGATGATGGCAGCCGGAGCGGCCTGGGGCGTTTATTCCCTGCTGGGGCGCACCAGCCGCGATCCCATCGCCACCACCGCCGGCAACTTCCTGCGCGCCGCACCGATGGCGGCGGTCCTGGCCCTGCTGGCGGCGCTGGCCGGTCCGCTGTTTGGCGGAGGCGTGCGCTGGGATCAGGGAGGGCTGGTCTATGCGGTGCTGTCGGGGGCGCTGGCGTCGGGCGTCGGCTATTCCATCTGGTATGCGGCGCTGCCCGCCCTGACCGCCGCCCGCGCCGCCTCGGTCCAACTGAGCGTCCCGGTCATCACCGCGCTGGTTGCGGTGCTGGCGCTGGGCGAGTGGATCACCCCGGTTCTGGCGCTGTCGTCGGTCGCCGTGCTGGGCGGCATCGCCCTGGTCATCGTCGGCAAGGCGCGACGGACCTAG
- a CDS encoding DUF3553 domain-containing protein, giving the protein MDDSLVPGAWVRHPDQPDWGLGQVQSAIRNRITVNFEHAGKVLIDSDVISLTVVDPDEI; this is encoded by the coding sequence ATGGACGATTCGCTGGTGCCCGGCGCCTGGGTGCGCCACCCGGACCAGCCCGACTGGGGGCTGGGACAGGTGCAGTCGGCCATCCGCAACCGCATCACGGTGAATTTCGAGCATGCGGGCAAGGTGCTGATCGATTCGGACGTCATCTCACTGACGGTGGTCGATCCGGACGAGATCTGA
- a CDS encoding ATP-binding protein, producing MGAFGVALILGLNAMVGYDLLHQRDQTISRAREDTASMALVLERQASDTLSGVSKILAGAVEVLAVRTDSWTRGDADIHALLRRQAALSPLVRAILVVSADGRLIHDTETLEPANVDLSDRDYLMAHRDRLVPDGGIFVGNPVRGRTSGTWFFSMSRRLDSPDGSFAGVVVAVLEPMAFRGFYQSLPLAGDAVVTLYHADGTVIARFPDHDGFIGRSAQFLPLFTDLLKKARAGTEMLDGTVDGPRRILSHRASAEMPLVVTVSSSQDAVLAPWWSKAMTLAAADLAGTLVLAAMTLALLREAERRERAIADLQNSEQALRDSQRRLIQDIAARHRIEAELIAAKQVSDAANRAKTQFLANMSHELRTPLNAVIGFAEALESGIFGAMSGKQTEYVGDIRRSGQHLLSLINDILDTTKIESGKYVLHQEDLAVGDLIGECLRQMEPLAVEKGVTLTAALPATLPILHADARAVRQILLNLLSNAVKFTPPGGRIAVEADRAARSLRLRVSDTGIGIPAMELEQVMEPFHQVDNSHTRRYAGTGLGLPLVRSLVELQDGRFVLSSVLGRGTTATVLFPPARLRTHPDDLRPLEQVQAAPA from the coding sequence ATGGGCGCATTCGGTGTGGCGCTGATCCTTGGCCTCAACGCCATGGTCGGCTACGACCTGCTGCACCAGCGTGACCAGACCATCTCCCGGGCGCGGGAGGACACGGCGTCGATGGCGCTGGTGCTGGAACGCCAGGCGAGCGACACCCTGTCCGGCGTGTCGAAGATCCTTGCCGGCGCCGTGGAGGTGCTGGCCGTCCGGACCGACAGCTGGACCCGCGGCGATGCCGACATCCACGCCCTTCTGCGCCGTCAGGCCGCGCTGTCGCCGCTGGTCCGCGCCATCCTGGTGGTTTCCGCCGACGGCAGGCTGATCCACGATACCGAGACGCTGGAGCCGGCGAACGTCGACCTGTCGGACCGCGATTACCTGATGGCCCACCGCGACCGGCTGGTCCCCGACGGCGGGATTTTCGTCGGCAATCCCGTGCGCGGCCGCACCTCCGGCACTTGGTTCTTCAGCATGAGCCGGCGGCTGGATTCGCCAGACGGCAGCTTCGCCGGCGTGGTGGTCGCCGTGCTGGAGCCGATGGCCTTCCGCGGCTTCTACCAGTCGCTTCCGCTGGCCGGCGACGCCGTGGTGACGCTCTATCACGCCGACGGCACGGTGATCGCCCGTTTCCCCGACCATGACGGCTTCATCGGCCGTTCCGCCCAATTCCTGCCGCTGTTCACCGACCTGCTGAAGAAGGCGCGGGCGGGGACCGAAATGCTGGACGGCACCGTCGACGGACCGCGCCGCATCCTCAGCCACCGCGCTTCCGCCGAGATGCCGCTGGTGGTGACGGTGTCCTCGTCGCAGGACGCGGTGCTGGCCCCCTGGTGGTCGAAGGCGATGACGCTTGCCGCGGCCGACCTCGCCGGGACGCTGGTGCTGGCGGCGATGACGCTGGCCCTGCTGCGCGAGGCGGAGCGGCGGGAACGGGCCATCGCCGACCTCCAGAACAGCGAGCAGGCGCTGCGCGACAGCCAGCGGAGGCTGATCCAGGACATCGCCGCCCGCCACAGGATCGAGGCGGAGCTGATCGCCGCCAAGCAGGTCTCCGACGCCGCCAACCGGGCGAAGACCCAGTTCCTGGCCAACATGAGCCACGAGCTGCGCACGCCGCTGAATGCGGTGATCGGCTTCGCCGAGGCGCTGGAAAGCGGCATCTTCGGCGCGATGTCGGGCAAGCAGACCGAATATGTCGGCGATATCCGCCGGTCCGGCCAGCATCTGCTGAGCCTGATCAACGACATCCTCGACACCACCAAGATCGAATCGGGCAAATACGTGCTGCACCAGGAGGATCTGGCGGTCGGCGACCTGATCGGCGAATGCCTGCGCCAGATGGAGCCGCTGGCGGTGGAAAAGGGCGTGACCCTGACGGCGGCGCTGCCCGCCACCCTGCCCATCCTCCATGCCGACGCGCGCGCGGTGCGGCAGATCCTGCTGAACCTGCTGTCCAACGCGGTGAAGTTCACCCCGCCCGGCGGGCGGATCGCGGTGGAGGCTGACAGGGCGGCGCGCAGCCTGCGCCTGCGGGTCAGCGACACCGGCATCGGCATCCCCGCCATGGAGCTGGAACAGGTGATGGAGCCCTTCCATCAGGTCGACAATTCCCACACCCGCCGCTATGCCGGGACCGGGCTGGGGCTGCCGCTGGTCAGGTCGCTGGTGGAGTTGCAGGATGGCCGCTTCGTGCTGTCCAGCGTGCTGGGGCGCGGCACCACCGCCACCGTGCTGTTCCCGCCGGCCCGCCTGCGCACCCATCCGGACGATCTGCGGCCTCTGGAACAGGTGCAGGCCGCCCCGGCATAA
- a CDS encoding histidine phosphotransferase family protein encodes MTESSSRPVSVDIRVLELLASKLCHDLVSPVGAIRNGLELIEEMQEDEEGGSAGNSVGGFLGEAVKLIDHSSGQADRRLRVFRLAYGVAGRDQKGFGDARAAAAGYVEGGRTRLDWPERVPHDMTAQRRGVVKLVLNLVMLADEALTHGGLVSVAADGDETAGRIIVTAAGRPGTLNPEAAAALAGTAGAEALTPRTIHAYLAGRLAESDGFRIAVATESSERLVFTAEW; translated from the coding sequence GTGACCGAATCGTCCTCCCGCCCCGTCAGCGTCGACATCCGCGTGCTGGAACTGCTGGCGTCGAAGCTCTGCCATGATCTGGTCAGCCCGGTCGGCGCCATCCGCAACGGCCTGGAACTGATCGAGGAGATGCAGGAGGACGAGGAGGGCGGTTCAGCAGGGAACTCCGTTGGGGGCTTCCTGGGCGAGGCGGTGAAGCTGATCGACCATTCCTCCGGTCAGGCCGACCGCCGGTTGCGGGTGTTCCGGCTGGCCTATGGGGTCGCCGGGCGCGACCAGAAGGGATTCGGCGACGCCCGCGCCGCCGCCGCCGGCTATGTCGAGGGCGGGCGCACCCGGCTCGACTGGCCGGAGCGGGTTCCCCACGACATGACCGCCCAGCGCCGCGGCGTGGTGAAGCTGGTGCTGAATCTGGTGATGCTGGCGGACGAGGCGCTGACCCATGGCGGGTTGGTCTCCGTCGCCGCCGATGGCGACGAGACCGCCGGCCGCATCATCGTGACCGCCGCCGGGCGGCCGGGAACGCTCAACCCGGAGGCCGCGGCGGCGCTGGCCGGCACGGCGGGGGCCGAGGCGCTGACCCCGCGCACCATCCACGCCTATCTCGCCGGCCGGCTGGCCGAGAGCGACGGCTTCCGCATCGCCGTCGCCACCGAAAGCAGCGAGCGGCTGGTCTTCACCGCGGAATGGTGA
- a CDS encoding PleD family two-component system response regulator: MKSCLVVDDSRVVRKVARKILEELNFACSEAEDGRQAMEACAAQMPDAILLDWNMPVMTGIEFLRRLRKMSGGEQPKVVFCTTENDLAHIQEALSAGANEYIMKPFDSDIIQTKFAQVGLL; encoded by the coding sequence ATGAAATCCTGCCTGGTGGTCGATGACAGCCGCGTGGTCCGCAAGGTCGCGCGCAAGATCCTGGAAGAGCTGAACTTCGCCTGCAGCGAGGCGGAGGACGGCAGGCAGGCGATGGAAGCCTGCGCGGCGCAGATGCCCGACGCCATCCTGCTGGACTGGAACATGCCAGTGATGACCGGGATCGAGTTCCTGCGCCGGCTGCGCAAGATGAGCGGGGGCGAGCAGCCCAAGGTGGTGTTCTGCACGACCGAGAACGACCTTGCCCACATCCAGGAGGCGCTGTCCGCCGGGGCCAACGAGTACATCATGAAGCCCTTCGACAGCGACATCATCCAGACCAAGTTCGCGCAGGTCGGCCTTCTCTGA
- a CDS encoding esterase-like activity of phytase family protein — MTIRKTVVWSLLLVALAGGCAAVVGAGGGEPESVKAVAVPLDRGRSGKLAVGPLRFLGGLDIAGGDRVGGLSGLWVVPAGDRFVAIGDTGLVVDGRLQTDAGGRLTGLSDVHSRPLTVEEGTSHSKGRTDAEDLTRLPDGGWLVSLERDHRILHYKSGDRGPEGTPTPIPLPPNMDSAPENGGLEALTRLPDGRLLAMEEGKDDGRRERRAWITRAGIKGDGVPRSAADWQPFTYLAAPRYRPTSVAPLPDGGALVLERWVSLLGGWSSRLVRVAPGQLTAGAVVDGEELGRLEPPLVNDNFEGIATRPGPAGETLVYLISDNNFSSLQRTYLLLFALPGPSS, encoded by the coding sequence ATGACGATACGAAAGACAGTGGTCTGGAGCCTGCTGCTGGTGGCCCTGGCCGGAGGCTGCGCCGCCGTGGTCGGTGCCGGCGGAGGGGAGCCCGAATCGGTCAAGGCCGTCGCCGTTCCGCTCGACCGTGGGCGGTCGGGCAAGCTGGCGGTCGGGCCGCTGCGCTTCCTGGGAGGGCTGGACATCGCCGGGGGCGACCGGGTCGGCGGGCTGTCCGGGCTGTGGGTGGTCCCGGCCGGCGACCGCTTCGTCGCCATCGGCGACACCGGGCTGGTGGTCGATGGCCGGCTGCAAACCGATGCCGGGGGGCGGCTGACCGGCCTGTCCGATGTCCATTCCCGACCGTTGACGGTGGAGGAGGGGACCTCCCACAGCAAGGGCCGCACCGATGCGGAGGATCTGACGCGGCTGCCCGACGGCGGCTGGCTGGTCTCGCTGGAGCGTGACCACCGCATCCTCCACTACAAGAGCGGCGACCGCGGGCCGGAGGGCACGCCGACGCCGATTCCGCTGCCGCCGAACATGGACAGCGCGCCGGAGAATGGCGGGCTGGAGGCGCTGACCCGCCTTCCCGACGGACGGCTGCTCGCCATGGAGGAGGGGAAGGACGACGGCCGCCGGGAACGCCGCGCCTGGATTACCCGGGCGGGGATCAAGGGCGACGGCGTTCCGCGCAGTGCCGCCGACTGGCAGCCCTTCACCTATCTCGCCGCCCCGCGTTACCGCCCGACCAGCGTCGCCCCGCTGCCGGACGGCGGTGCGCTGGTGCTGGAGCGCTGGGTGTCGCTGCTGGGCGGCTGGTCGTCGCGGCTGGTCCGCGTGGCGCCGGGCCAACTGACCGCCGGCGCCGTTGTGGACGGCGAAGAGCTTGGGCGCTTGGAGCCGCCGCTGGTGAACGACAATTTCGAAGGCATCGCCACCCGGCCGGGGCCGGCGGGGGAAACGCTGGTCTATCTGATCTCCGACAACAATTTCAGCTCGCTCCAGCGCACCTACCTGCTCCTGTTCGCCCTGCCCGGCCCGTCCTCGTAA
- a CDS encoding chemotaxis protein CheW, producing the protein MSNAKLPSTVRKSRGDDLVVSGNQDFVTMTIADQMFGIPVLQVQDVLGHQRITRIPLAPPEVAGSLNLRGRIVTAIDVRLRLGLTGRPKDKPGMSIVVDLRGELYSLMVDSVGEVLSLTKEDFERNPATLDPRWREVSTGIYRLNGQLMVVLDVPRLLNFTTIETA; encoded by the coding sequence ATGAGCAACGCCAAGCTGCCGTCCACCGTCCGGAAGTCCAGGGGCGACGATCTCGTCGTCTCCGGCAACCAGGACTTTGTGACCATGACGATCGCCGACCAGATGTTCGGCATCCCGGTCCTTCAGGTGCAGGACGTGCTGGGCCATCAGCGGATCACCCGCATCCCGCTGGCCCCGCCTGAGGTCGCCGGATCGCTGAACCTGCGCGGCCGCATCGTCACCGCCATCGACGTCCGCCTGCGGCTCGGCCTGACCGGCCGGCCGAAGGACAAGCCGGGCATGTCGATCGTCGTCGACCTGCGCGGCGAGCTGTACAGCCTGATGGTCGATTCGGTCGGCGAGGTGCTGAGCCTGACCAAGGAGGACTTCGAACGCAACCCGGCGACGCTGGATCCGCGCTGGCGGGAGGTCTCGACCGGAATTTATAGGCTGAACGGCCAGTTGATGGTTGTGCTGGACGTGCCCCGTCTGCTCAACTTCACAACCATCGAGACGGCCTGA
- a CDS encoding sensor histidine kinase — protein MPMLPRSQTAYSPPDQTGDGVASGVSGGVSGGEAGGMPLADRLAARIQELEAELRELQHRAKNSLQLVISLLKLQAGRIRDPDARAAYEQTMVRIEALAILYRQLHESGAGTHVDLGRYVTALCEAVREGTPGALSRVPVTVNSDPIQIGLYEAMPLGLIIAELVTNCLHHAFPDDGWIRITVRQQDDSGRARLTVEDNGRALPAGFDTTSEDGMMLAEALAGQLGDTLSTDSDAAGTTASVSFPV, from the coding sequence ATGCCGATGCTTCCGCGGTCGCAGACCGCCTATTCTCCTCCGGACCAGACCGGCGACGGCGTCGCGTCCGGCGTGTCTGGCGGCGTGTCTGGCGGCGAGGCCGGCGGCATGCCCCTGGCCGACCGGCTGGCGGCGCGCATCCAGGAGTTGGAAGCGGAGCTGCGGGAACTGCAGCACCGCGCCAAGAACAGCCTGCAGCTGGTCATCAGCCTGCTGAAGCTGCAGGCCGGCCGCATCCGCGATCCCGACGCCCGCGCCGCCTACGAGCAGACCATGGTCCGCATCGAGGCATTGGCGATTCTCTATCGTCAGCTGCACGAGAGCGGCGCCGGCACCCATGTCGACCTTGGCCGCTACGTCACCGCGCTGTGCGAGGCGGTGCGGGAAGGCACGCCCGGCGCCCTGTCGCGCGTGCCGGTGACCGTCAATTCCGACCCGATCCAGATCGGCCTGTACGAGGCGATGCCGCTTGGCCTCATCATCGCGGAGCTGGTGACGAACTGCCTGCACCATGCCTTCCCCGACGACGGCTGGATCCGCATCACCGTGCGCCAGCAGGACGACAGCGGCCGTGCCCGCCTGACGGTGGAGGACAACGGCCGCGCCCTGCCCGCCGGCTTCGACACCACGTCCGAAGACGGGATGATGCTGGCCGAGGCGCTGGCCGGCCAGCTCGGCGACACGTTGTCCACTGACAGCGACGCCGCCGGCACCACCGCCAGCGTCAGCTTCCCGGTCTGA